Proteins from a single region of Bombus vancouverensis nearcticus chromosome 5, iyBomVanc1_principal, whole genome shotgun sequence:
- the LOC117162190 gene encoding uncharacterized protein LOC117162190: MAKEKEVEENARGRRETELAAEPPHVSTRSMTKAMPSKEGPSRFTLDKEGIWTEETTEEEETPAREAPRAKRKKANESPELPADPAEEMRTAITADIGAELIRRAAEVAKAAEAPRSHKGTQGKTLKEAARTITAGVTEIVRRMDPVTDALTIAQGRITTLEAAVEALQKELASRPTADESSYRTIERKRSGKKKEAGKKQPTKLIPETGAESQRKTPESGLENARRGGGRGPLPRAPRTSVVTITLTDKSSQSYAEVLAAAKESVSLTELGINTMRMRKTITGGVILEVPEDQGREKAAALAAQLTRALDPNEVRVATPFQAAEARVSLIDIAATKAEIQNTLAKESGCKPEDLRLGEIRPARNGLGTVWIRGPASAVRKLAQAGKVAIGWSTAKVEAIERRPLQCYRCLGTGHTGKICTAKEDKGHLCFRCGEPGHQARACITASPKCLLCEALGAPSVHRMGGPACAPPKKGTKGAARGSTAARGSEKGSPSQSDPKPANKEVGTEEATSNERTPKN, translated from the exons ATGGCGAAAGAGAAGGAGGTAGAGGAAAACGCTAGGGGACGGAGGGAAACGGAACTGGCTGCGGAACCGCCACACGTCAGCACCAGGAGCATGACGAAGGCGATGCCGTCAAAGGAGGGACCCTCCCGCTTCACGCTGGACAAGGAGGGAATATGGACGGAAGAAACAACAGAGGAGGAGGAAACCCCCGCCAGAGAAGCACCCCGTGCGAAGAGAAAGAAGGCCAATGAATCCCCCGAACTCCCCGCGGACCCGGCTGAAGAAATGAGAACAGCCATAACGGCGGACATAGGAGCCGAACTGATCCGCCGCGCCGCCGAGGTGGCCAAGGCTGCCGAGGCACCCCGCAGCCACAAGGGCACGCAGGGGAAAACCCTGAAGGAGGCGGCGAGAACCATCACCGCGGGCGTGACAGAAATAGTGAGGAGAATGGACCCTGTCACCGACGCACTCACTATAGCGCAAGGACGCATAACAACACTGGAGGCTGCGGTAGAGGCACTCCAAAAAGAGCTggcctcgcgccccaccgcggatgagagcagctacagg AccatcgaaagaaaaagaagcggaAAGAAGAAGGAGGCAGGGAAGAAGCAGCCGACGAAGCTGATCCCCGAGACAGGGGCGGAGAGCCAGAGGAAAACTCCGGAGAGTGGATTGGAGAACGCACGAAGAGGGGGAGGCAGGGGGCCCCTCCCGCGCGCACCGCGAACGTCAGTGGTAACAATTACCCTGACGGACAAATCGAGCCAATCGTACGCGGAGGTGCTGGCTGCGGCCAAGGAAAGTGTCTCTCTGACCGAGCTCGGCATCAATACGATGAGGATGCGGAAGACCATCACCGGAGGCGTCATCTTAGAGGTCCCTGAGGACCAGGGAAGGGAGAAGGCCGCAGCGCTCGCAGCACAGCTGACGCGGGCTCTGGACCCGAACGAGGTCCGCGTGGCAACACCCTTCCAAGCCGCGGAGGCAAGGGTGTCCCTGATAGACATAGCGGCCACCAAGGCGGAAATCCAGAACACCCTGGCGAAGGAGAGCGGCTGCAAGCCGGAGGACCTCCGGCTGGGAGAAATCCGCCCCGCCCGGAACGGACTTGGCACCGTGTGGATACGAGGCCCTGCCAGTGCAGTGAGGAAACTGGCCCAGGCTGGAAAGGTCGCCATAGGCTGGTCGACGGCGAAGGTCGAAGCCATCGAACGGAGACCGTTGCAGTGTTACAGGTGCCTTGGGACAGGACACACGGGGAAGATCTGCACCGCCAAGGAGGACAAGGGGCATCTGTGCTTCAGATGCGGCGAACCAGGGCACCAGGCGAGAGCATGCATTACTGCGAGCCCGAAATGCCTGCTCTGCGAGGCGCTTGGAGCACCGTCGGTGCACAGGATGGGGGGACCGGCCTGCGCCCCCccgaagaaaggaacgaaaggagCCGCCCGCGGATCCACGGCTGCAAGAGGCAGCGAGAAAGGCTCCCCGTCGCAAAGCGACCCTAAGCCCGCGAACAAGGAGGTGGGCACGGAGGAAGCCACAAGTAACGAAAGAACACCAAAGAACTGA